The Streptomyces sp. NBC_00670 genome window below encodes:
- the pdxS gene encoding pyridoxal 5'-phosphate synthase lyase subunit PdxS, which translates to MSVTPPTPTPETGTARVKRGMAEQLKGGVIMDVVTPEQAKIAEDAGAVAVMALERVPADIRKDGGVARMSDPDMIEGIIGAVSIPVMAKSRIGHFVEAQVLQSLGVDYIDESEVLTPADEVNHSDKWAFTTPFVCGATNLGEALRRIAEGAAMIRSKGEAGTGNVVEAVRHLRRIKGEIAKLRGCDNNELYAAAKELRAPYELVKEVAELGKLPVVLFSAGGVATPADAALMRQLGAEGVFVGSGIFKSGDPAKRAAAIVKATTFYDDPKIIADASRDLGEAMVGINCDTLPETERYANRGW; encoded by the coding sequence ATGTCCGTCACGCCCCCCACCCCCACCCCCGAAACCGGCACCGCCCGCGTCAAGCGCGGCATGGCCGAACAGCTCAAGGGCGGCGTGATCATGGACGTCGTCACCCCCGAGCAGGCGAAGATCGCCGAGGACGCCGGCGCCGTCGCCGTCATGGCCCTCGAACGCGTCCCCGCCGACATCCGCAAGGACGGCGGCGTCGCCCGCATGTCCGACCCGGACATGATCGAGGGCATCATCGGCGCCGTCTCCATCCCCGTGATGGCCAAGTCCCGCATCGGCCACTTCGTCGAGGCCCAGGTCCTGCAGTCCCTCGGCGTCGACTACATCGACGAGTCCGAGGTCCTCACCCCCGCCGACGAGGTCAACCACTCCGACAAGTGGGCCTTCACCACCCCCTTCGTGTGCGGCGCCACCAACCTCGGCGAGGCCCTGCGCCGCATCGCCGAGGGCGCGGCCATGATCCGCTCCAAGGGCGAGGCCGGCACCGGCAACGTCGTCGAGGCGGTCCGCCACCTGCGCCGGATCAAGGGCGAGATCGCCAAGCTCCGCGGCTGCGACAACAACGAGCTGTACGCCGCCGCCAAGGAGCTGCGCGCCCCCTACGAGCTGGTCAAGGAGGTCGCCGAGCTGGGCAAGCTCCCGGTGGTGCTGTTCTCCGCCGGCGGCGTGGCCACCCCCGCCGACGCCGCCCTGATGCGCCAGCTCGGCGCCGAGGGCGTCTTCGTCGGCTCCGGCATCTTCAAGTCCGGCGACCCGGCCAAGCGCGCCGCCGCCATCGTCAAGGCGACCACCTTCTACGACGACCCGAAGATCATCGCGGACGCGTCCCGCGACCTCGGCGAGGCCATGGTCGGCATCAACTGCGACACCCTCCCCGAGACCGAGCGCTACGCCAACCGCGGCTGGTAA
- a CDS encoding glycosyltransferase family 4 protein: MRIGIVCPYSWDVPGGVQFHIRDLADYFLRQGHEVSVLAPADDDTPLPPYVVSAGRAVPVPYNGSVARLNFGFLSAARVRRWLHDGAFDVIHIHEPTSPSLGLLACWAAQGPIVATFHTSNPRSRAMIAAYAILQAALEKISARIAVSEYARRTLVEHLGGDAVVIPNGVDVDFFARAEPKPEWQGGTLGFMGRIDEPRKGLPVLMKALPKILAAHPEARLLVAGRGDEKEAVAGLPKELRDRVEFLGMISDEDKARFLRSVDVYVAPNTGGESFGIILVEAMSAGAPVLASDLDAFAQVLDHGSAGELFANEDADALADSATRLLGDAARRAELRERGSAHVRRFDWSTVGADILSVYETVTAGAAAVAAADDDRSPGLRARLGLARD; encoded by the coding sequence GTGAGGATCGGCATCGTCTGCCCGTACTCCTGGGACGTGCCGGGCGGCGTCCAGTTCCACATCCGCGACCTGGCCGACTACTTCCTCCGCCAGGGCCACGAGGTCTCCGTCCTCGCCCCCGCGGACGACGACACCCCGCTGCCGCCGTACGTCGTCTCGGCCGGCCGCGCGGTCCCGGTGCCGTACAACGGCTCGGTGGCCCGCCTCAACTTCGGCTTCCTGTCCGCGGCCCGGGTCCGGCGCTGGCTGCACGACGGCGCGTTCGACGTCATCCACATCCACGAGCCGACCTCGCCCTCGCTCGGGCTGCTGGCCTGCTGGGCGGCGCAGGGTCCCATCGTCGCCACCTTCCACACCTCCAACCCGCGCTCCCGGGCGATGATCGCCGCGTACGCCATCCTCCAGGCGGCGCTGGAGAAGATAAGCGCGCGGATCGCGGTGAGCGAGTACGCCCGCCGCACCCTCGTCGAACACCTGGGCGGGGACGCGGTGGTCATCCCCAACGGCGTCGACGTCGACTTCTTCGCCCGGGCCGAGCCGAAGCCCGAGTGGCAGGGCGGCACGCTCGGCTTCATGGGCCGCATCGACGAGCCCCGCAAGGGCCTGCCCGTCCTCATGAAGGCGCTGCCGAAGATCCTCGCCGCCCACCCGGAGGCCCGGCTCCTGGTCGCCGGGCGCGGCGACGAGAAGGAGGCCGTCGCGGGCCTGCCGAAGGAGCTGCGCGACCGCGTCGAGTTCCTCGGCATGATCAGCGACGAGGACAAGGCACGCTTCCTGCGCAGCGTCGACGTGTACGTGGCGCCCAACACCGGCGGCGAGAGCTTCGGCATCATCCTGGTCGAGGCCATGTCGGCGGGCGCCCCGGTGCTCGCCTCCGACCTCGACGCCTTCGCCCAGGTGCTCGACCACGGCTCGGCGGGCGAACTCTTCGCCAACGAGGACGCCGACGCCCTCGCCGACTCCGCGACACGGCTGCTCGGCGACGCCGCGCGCCGGGCCGAACTGCGGGAGCGGGGGAGCGCCCACGTGCGGCGCTTCGACTGGTCCACGGTGGGCGCGGACATCCTCTCGGTCTACGAGACGGTGACGGCCGGCGCGGCGGCGGTGGCCGCGGCCGACGACGACCGCTCCCCGGGCCTGCGGGCCCGCCTGGGGCTGGCCCGGGACTGA
- a CDS encoding phosphatidylinositol mannoside acyltransferase, which produces MSGARERLTDALYGLGWSTVKKLPEPVAVRLGRTVADLAWKRRGKGVLRLEANYARVVPDAGPERLAALSRAGMRSYLRYWMESFRLPAWSAERVRGGFAPKDVHHLTDGLAAGNGVILALPHLANWDLAGAWVTTELQTPFTTVAERLKPETLYDRFVAYREGLGMEVLPHSGGSAFGALARRLRAGGLVCLVADRDLSASGVAVDFFGETARMPAGPALLAQQTGALLLPVTLWYDDSPVMQGRVHPPIEVPASGTRAEKTSVMTQALADAFASGIADHPEDWHMLQRLWLADLEPRRAQDQQGQREQPDEGGTALPGQDRTAPAGGEPS; this is translated from the coding sequence GTGAGCGGTGCCCGTGAGCGGCTGACGGACGCGCTCTACGGGCTCGGCTGGAGCACGGTCAAGAAGCTCCCCGAGCCGGTCGCCGTCCGCCTCGGCCGGACCGTCGCCGACCTCGCCTGGAAGCGGCGCGGCAAGGGCGTGCTCCGCCTGGAGGCCAACTACGCGCGCGTGGTGCCCGACGCGGGCCCCGAGCGGCTCGCCGCGCTCTCCCGCGCCGGGATGCGCTCCTACCTGCGCTACTGGATGGAGTCCTTCCGGCTGCCCGCCTGGAGCGCCGAGCGGGTGCGCGGCGGATTCGCCCCCAAGGACGTGCACCACCTCACCGACGGGCTCGCCGCGGGCAACGGCGTCATCCTCGCCCTGCCGCACCTGGCCAACTGGGACCTCGCCGGCGCCTGGGTCACCACCGAACTGCAGACGCCCTTCACCACCGTCGCCGAACGCCTCAAGCCCGAGACGCTCTACGACCGCTTCGTCGCCTACCGCGAGGGCCTGGGCATGGAGGTGCTCCCGCACAGCGGCGGCTCCGCCTTCGGCGCCCTGGCCCGGCGGCTGCGGGCGGGCGGCCTGGTCTGCCTGGTCGCCGACCGCGATCTGTCGGCCTCCGGCGTGGCCGTGGACTTCTTCGGCGAGACCGCCCGCATGCCGGCCGGCCCCGCCCTGCTCGCCCAGCAGACCGGCGCCCTGCTGCTCCCGGTCACCCTCTGGTACGACGACTCACCCGTCATGCAGGGCAGGGTGCATCCCCCGATCGAGGTACCCGCGTCAGGTACGCGCGCCGAGAAGACGTCTGTCATGACACAGGCGCTGGCCGATGCCTTCGCCTCGGGGATCGCCGACCATCCGGAGGACTGGCACATGCTGCAGCGACTGTGGCTCGCCGACCTGGAACCGCGCCGCGCACAGGACCAGCAGGGACAGCGGGAGCAGCCGGACGAGGGCGGCACCGCCCTGCCCGGCCAGGACCGCACCGCCCCGGCCGGCGGGGAGCCGTCGTGA
- the pgsA gene encoding phosphatidylinositol phosphate synthase, which translates to MLNKYARAFFTRVLTPFASFLIRRGVSPDTVTLLGTAGVVAGALVFYPWGEFFWGTVVITLFVFSDLVDGNMARQLGRSSRWGAFLDSTLDRVADGAIFGGFALWYAGRGDDNLLCAVAIFCLASGQVVSYTKARGESIGLPVAVNGLVERAERLVISLVAAGFAGLHKFGVPGIQYLLPVALWIVAVGSLVTLIQRVVTVRRESAEAEAAAAAGAGESAAGHGSGARQ; encoded by the coding sequence ATGCTGAACAAGTACGCGCGTGCATTCTTCACGCGTGTTCTCACACCGTTCGCCTCGTTCCTCATCCGCCGCGGGGTCAGTCCCGACACGGTCACGCTCCTGGGCACCGCCGGTGTGGTCGCGGGAGCGCTGGTCTTCTACCCCTGGGGCGAGTTCTTCTGGGGCACGGTCGTCATCACCCTGTTCGTCTTCTCGGACCTCGTCGACGGCAACATGGCCCGCCAGCTCGGCCGCTCCAGCCGCTGGGGCGCCTTCCTGGACTCCACCCTCGACCGGGTGGCCGACGGCGCGATCTTCGGCGGGTTCGCCCTGTGGTACGCGGGCCGCGGCGACGACAACCTGCTGTGCGCGGTGGCGATCTTCTGTCTGGCCAGCGGCCAGGTGGTGTCGTACACCAAGGCGCGCGGCGAGTCGATCGGACTGCCGGTGGCCGTCAACGGCCTGGTGGAGCGCGCCGAGCGACTGGTGATCTCGCTGGTCGCCGCCGGCTTCGCGGGCCTGCACAAGTTCGGGGTCCCGGGCATCCAGTACCTGCTGCCCGTCGCCCTGTGGATCGTCGCCGTGGGCAGCCTCGTCACGCTGATCCAGCGCGTCGTCACGGTCCGCCGCGAGTCCGCCGAGGCCGAGGCCGCGGCGGCCGCCGGGGCCGGGGAGAGCGCCGCCGGACACGGCAGCGGGGCCCGGCAGTGA
- a CDS encoding elongation factor G-like protein EF-G2, whose translation MGDKTHTHPGAAGRAPAADHPTSVRNVVLVGHSGSGKTTLVEALALTAGAVNRAGRVEDGGTVSDYDDIEHRQQRSVQLSLVPVEWDGIKVNLLDTPGYADFVGELRAGLRAADAALFVVSAADGVDGSTRMVWEECAAVGMPRALVITHLEAARADFEETTRVCAEAFGADDPDAVLPLYLPLHGAQGPDGHAPVTGLIGLLTQRLFDYASGERTESEPGPEQLPLIEEARNRLIEGIIAESEDETLMDRYLGGERIDVKTLIGDLERAVARGSFFPVLAAAPAADGARQGLGTVELLELITGGFPTPPERVAPTVTTPEGRERALKTCDPDGPLVAEVVKTASDPYVGRVSLVRVFSGTLRPDETVHVSGHGLTDRGHEDHDVDERIGALSTPFGKQQRPVTHCVAGDLACVAKLNRAETGDTLSAKDDPLLMEAWRMPDPLLPVAIQAHSKADEDKLSQGLARLVAEDPTMRLEQNQHTHQVVLWCLGEAHADVALERLRSRYGVQVDTVPHRVSLRETFAERSAGRGRHVKQSGGHGQFAICEIEVEPLPGGSGIEFVDKVVGGAVPRQFIPSVEKGVRAQAARGVVAGYPLVDVRVTLLDGKAHSVDSSDAAFQTAGALALREAAAGARIHLLEPVAEVSVLVGDDFVGAVMSDLSGRRGRVLGTEQMAGGGRGGGRTVVRAEVPEIEIGRYAVDLRSLSHGTARFDRVYARHEPMPAQVAERLRAEEREAS comes from the coding sequence ATGGGCGACAAGACGCACACCCACCCCGGGGCCGCCGGCAGGGCGCCGGCGGCCGACCACCCCACGTCCGTGCGGAATGTGGTGCTGGTCGGCCACAGCGGATCGGGCAAGACGACGCTGGTGGAGGCGCTCGCGCTGACGGCGGGGGCGGTGAACCGGGCGGGCCGCGTGGAGGACGGCGGCACCGTCTCCGACTACGACGACATCGAGCACCGCCAGCAGCGCTCCGTACAGCTCTCCCTCGTCCCCGTCGAATGGGACGGCATCAAGGTCAACCTGCTGGACACCCCCGGATACGCCGACTTCGTCGGGGAGCTCAGGGCCGGTCTGCGCGCCGCGGATGCGGCCCTCTTCGTCGTCTCCGCCGCCGACGGCGTGGACGGCTCGACCCGGATGGTGTGGGAGGAGTGCGCGGCGGTCGGCATGCCGCGCGCGCTCGTCATCACGCACCTGGAGGCGGCGCGCGCCGACTTCGAGGAGACGACCCGGGTCTGCGCCGAGGCCTTCGGCGCCGACGACCCCGACGCCGTACTCCCCCTGTACCTGCCGCTGCACGGCGCGCAGGGGCCCGACGGGCACGCGCCCGTCACCGGACTGATCGGGCTCCTCACCCAGCGCCTGTTCGACTACGCCTCCGGGGAGCGCACGGAGTCCGAGCCGGGCCCCGAGCAGCTGCCGCTGATCGAGGAGGCCCGCAACCGGCTGATCGAGGGGATCATCGCCGAGAGCGAGGACGAGACGCTCATGGACCGCTATCTCGGCGGTGAGCGGATCGACGTCAAGACGCTGATCGGGGACCTGGAACGGGCCGTGGCCCGGGGCTCCTTCTTCCCCGTGCTGGCCGCCGCGCCCGCCGCCGACGGGGCGCGGCAGGGGCTCGGCACCGTGGAACTGCTCGAACTGATCACCGGCGGTTTCCCGACCCCGCCCGAGCGCGTGGCGCCCACGGTCACCACCCCGGAGGGGCGGGAGCGGGCGCTGAAGACCTGCGATCCGGACGGGCCGCTGGTCGCGGAGGTCGTCAAGACCGCCTCCGATCCGTATGTGGGGCGCGTCTCGCTCGTACGGGTGTTCTCCGGGACGCTACGACCCGACGAGACCGTCCACGTGTCCGGGCACGGGCTGACCGACCGAGGGCACGAGGATCACGACGTCGACGAGCGGATCGGCGCGCTGTCCACGCCGTTCGGCAAGCAGCAGCGCCCGGTCACCCACTGCGTCGCCGGGGACCTCGCGTGCGTGGCGAAGCTGAATCGGGCGGAGACCGGCGACACCCTGTCCGCCAAGGACGACCCGCTGCTCATGGAGGCCTGGCGGATGCCGGACCCGCTGCTGCCGGTGGCCATCCAGGCGCACAGCAAGGCCGACGAGGACAAGCTCTCCCAAGGGCTGGCCCGGCTGGTCGCCGAGGACCCCACGATGCGGCTCGAACAGAACCAGCACACCCATCAGGTCGTGCTCTGGTGCCTCGGCGAGGCGCACGCGGACGTGGCCCTGGAGCGGCTGCGCAGCCGGTACGGCGTGCAGGTCGACACCGTGCCGCACCGGGTCTCCCTGCGGGAGACGTTCGCGGAGCGGTCGGCCGGACGCGGCCGGCACGTCAAGCAGTCCGGCGGGCACGGCCAGTTCGCGATCTGCGAGATCGAGGTCGAGCCGCTGCCCGGCGGCTCCGGCATCGAGTTCGTCGACAAGGTCGTCGGCGGCGCGGTGCCCCGGCAGTTCATCCCGTCGGTCGAGAAAGGGGTGCGCGCGCAGGCCGCCCGGGGTGTCGTCGCGGGGTATCCGCTGGTCGACGTGCGGGTGACCCTGCTCGACGGCAAGGCCCACTCGGTGGACTCCTCCGACGCCGCGTTCCAGACCGCGGGTGCGCTGGCGCTGCGCGAGGCGGCGGCCGGGGCGCGGATCCATCTGCTCGAGCCGGTGGCGGAGGTGTCGGTGCTCGTCGGCGACGACTTCGTGGGCGCGGTGATGAGCGATCTGTCCGGGCGGCGGGGGCGGGTGCTGGGCACCGAGCAGATGGCGGGCGGGGGGCGCGGGGGCGGGCGCACGGTGGTGCGGGCGGAGGTGCCGGAGATCGAGATCGGGCGGTACGCCGTCGATCTGCGGTCCCTGTCGCACGGCACCGCCCGCTTCGACCGGGTGTACGCGCGGCACGAGCCGATGCCGGCGCAGGTGGCGGAGCGGTTGCGGGCGGAGGAGAGGGAGGCCTCCTGA
- a CDS encoding HIT family protein — MLHSMTSEPEQQIGVGTQDAFQRLWTPHRMAYIQGENKPTGPGSGDGCPFCSIPAKSDEDGLVIRRGEQVYAVLNLYPYNGGHLMTVPYRHVADYTDLTPAETAELGELTKQAMTALRTASGAQGFNIGMNQGAVAGAGIAAHLHQHIVPRWGGDTNFMPVVGHTRVLPQLLADTRKMLADAWPTA; from the coding sequence ATGCTGCACAGTATGACGAGTGAGCCGGAGCAGCAGATCGGAGTGGGCACCCAGGACGCCTTCCAGCGACTGTGGACACCCCACCGGATGGCCTACATCCAGGGCGAGAACAAGCCGACCGGTCCCGGATCGGGCGACGGCTGTCCCTTCTGCTCGATCCCGGCCAAGTCCGACGAGGACGGGCTCGTCATCAGGCGCGGCGAGCAGGTCTACGCGGTGCTGAACCTGTACCCGTACAACGGCGGCCATCTGATGACGGTCCCGTACCGCCACGTGGCCGACTACACCGACCTCACTCCCGCCGAGACCGCCGAACTGGGCGAGCTGACCAAGCAGGCCATGACGGCCCTGCGCACGGCCTCCGGGGCCCAGGGCTTCAACATCGGCATGAACCAGGGCGCCGTCGCCGGCGCGGGCATCGCCGCCCACCTGCACCAGCACATCGTCCCCCGCTGGGGCGGCGACACGAACTTCATGCCGGTGGTCGGCCACACCCGGGTACTGCCGCAGCTCCTGGCGGACACCCGCAAGATGCTGGCGGACGCCTGGCCGACGGCGTAG
- a CDS encoding potassium channel family protein, protein MRDDSRTDRWERRSEVPLGVASLLYLGAYAVHVLGPGLPVVVHVVCLTVTCATWALFVVDYLVRWGLGGWGARFVRRRWVDTVVVVLPLLRPLRVVRFYEAVQRRHGRPRLSLHARVMLYAGLSAGLLGFAASLAVYHHERTAPHATIRTFGDSVWWACSTLATVGYGDVAPVTVVGRLIAVGLMGCGLALLGAVTGSFSSWLVQTFARGEPPES, encoded by the coding sequence GTGCGGGATGACAGTCGTACGGACAGGTGGGAGCGGCGCAGCGAGGTGCCGCTCGGTGTCGCGTCGCTGTTGTACCTCGGGGCGTATGCCGTGCATGTGCTCGGGCCGGGGCTGCCGGTGGTCGTGCATGTGGTGTGTCTGACGGTCACCTGTGCGACGTGGGCCCTGTTCGTCGTCGACTATCTGGTGCGCTGGGGGCTGGGCGGCTGGGGTGCGCGGTTCGTGCGGCGGCGCTGGGTGGACACGGTGGTCGTGGTGCTGCCCCTGCTGCGGCCCTTGCGGGTGGTGCGGTTCTACGAGGCCGTGCAGCGGCGGCACGGGCGGCCGCGGCTCTCGTTGCACGCGCGGGTGATGCTGTACGCCGGGCTGTCGGCGGGGCTGCTGGGGTTCGCGGCGTCGCTGGCCGTCTACCACCACGAGCGGACGGCTCCGCACGCCACGATCCGGACGTTCGGGGACTCGGTGTGGTGGGCCTGTTCGACGCTGGCCACGGTGGGGTACGGCGATGTGGCGCCGGTGACGGTGGTGGGGCGGCTGATCGCCGTGGGGCTGATGGGATGCGGGCTCGCGCTGCTGGGCGCGGTGACCGGTTCCTTCTCCTCGTGGCTCGTGCAGACGTTCGCCCGGGGGGAGCCGCCGGAGAGCTGA
- the thrS gene encoding threonine--tRNA ligase has protein sequence MSDVRVIIQRDSEREERTVTTGTTAADLFPGERSVIAARVGGRLRDLAYEVRDGEEIEPVELTSEDGLNILRHSTAHVMAQAVQELFPEAKLGIGPPVKDGFYYDFDVEKPFTPEDLKAVEKKMQEIQKRGQRFSRRVVSDEEARAELASEPYKLELIGLKGSASSEDGADVEVGAGELTIYDNLDAKTGELCWKDLCRGPHLPTTRLIPAFKLMRNAAAYWRGSEKNPMLQRIYGTAWPSKDELKAHLEFLAEAEKRDHRKLGNELDLFSIPEQIGSGLAVFHPKGGIVRRVMEDYSRRRHEEEGYEFVYTPHATKGKLFETSGHLDWYADGMYPPMQLDEGVDYYLKPMNCPMHNLIFDARGRSYRELPLRLFEFGTVYRYEKSGVVHGLTRARGFTQDDAHIYCTREQMAEELDKTLTFVLNLLRDYGLTDFYLELSTKDPEKFVGSDEAWEEATETLRQVAEKQGLPLVPDPGGAAFYGPKISVQAKDAIGRTWQMSTVQLDFNLPERFDLEYTSADGTKQRPVMIHRALFGSIERFFAVLLEHYAGAFPAWLAPVQAIGIPIGDGHVDYLHRFAAAAKKKGLRVEVDSSSDRMQKKIRNAQKQKVPFMVIVGDDDMNAGTVSFRYRDGSQENGIPFDEAIAKIAKTVEDRVQV, from the coding sequence ACGACGGCCGCCGACCTCTTCCCCGGCGAGCGCTCGGTGATCGCCGCCCGCGTGGGCGGCCGGCTCAGGGACCTCGCGTACGAGGTGCGCGACGGCGAGGAGATCGAGCCCGTCGAGCTCACCTCCGAGGACGGCCTGAACATCCTGCGCCACTCCACCGCGCACGTCATGGCCCAGGCCGTGCAGGAGCTGTTCCCCGAGGCCAAGCTGGGCATCGGCCCGCCGGTCAAGGACGGCTTCTACTACGACTTCGACGTCGAGAAGCCGTTCACGCCCGAGGACCTCAAGGCCGTCGAGAAGAAGATGCAGGAGATCCAGAAGCGGGGCCAGAGGTTCTCCCGCCGCGTGGTCAGCGACGAGGAGGCCCGCGCCGAGCTCGCCTCGGAGCCGTACAAGCTGGAACTGATCGGCCTCAAGGGCTCCGCATCCTCCGAGGACGGCGCGGACGTCGAGGTCGGCGCCGGCGAGCTGACGATCTACGACAACCTGGACGCCAAGACCGGCGAACTGTGCTGGAAGGACCTCTGCCGAGGCCCCCACCTGCCCACCACCCGCCTCATCCCGGCATTCAAACTGATGCGCAACGCGGCCGCCTACTGGCGCGGCAGCGAGAAGAACCCGATGCTCCAGCGCATCTACGGCACCGCCTGGCCGTCCAAGGACGAACTCAAGGCGCACCTGGAGTTCCTCGCCGAGGCCGAGAAGCGCGACCACCGCAAGCTGGGCAACGAGCTCGACCTCTTCTCCATCCCCGAGCAGATCGGCTCCGGCCTCGCCGTCTTCCACCCCAAGGGCGGCATCGTCCGCCGCGTGATGGAGGACTACTCGCGCCGCCGCCACGAGGAGGAGGGCTACGAGTTCGTCTACACGCCGCACGCGACGAAGGGGAAGCTCTTCGAGACCTCGGGCCACCTGGACTGGTACGCCGACGGCATGTACCCGCCCATGCAGCTCGACGAGGGCGTGGACTACTACCTCAAGCCCATGAACTGCCCGATGCACAACCTGATCTTCGACGCGCGCGGCCGCTCCTACCGCGAACTGCCCCTGCGGCTGTTCGAGTTCGGCACGGTCTACCGCTACGAGAAGTCGGGCGTCGTGCACGGCCTGACCCGGGCCCGCGGCTTCACGCAGGACGACGCGCACATCTACTGCACCCGCGAGCAGATGGCCGAGGAGCTCGACAAGACGCTCACCTTCGTCCTGAACCTGCTGCGCGACTACGGCCTGACCGACTTCTACCTGGAGCTGTCCACCAAGGACCCGGAGAAGTTCGTCGGCTCCGACGAGGCGTGGGAAGAGGCCACCGAGACGCTGCGCCAGGTCGCCGAGAAGCAGGGCCTCCCGCTGGTCCCGGACCCGGGCGGCGCCGCCTTCTACGGCCCCAAGATCTCCGTCCAGGCCAAGGACGCGATCGGCCGCACCTGGCAGATGTCGACGGTCCAGCTCGACTTCAATCTGCCCGAGCGGTTCGACCTGGAGTACACGTCCGCCGACGGCACCAAGCAGCGCCCGGTCATGATCCACCGCGCGCTCTTCGGCTCCATCGAACGCTTCTTCGCCGTCCTCCTGGAGCACTACGCGGGCGCGTTCCCGGCGTGGCTGGCGCCGGTGCAGGCGATCGGCATCCCGATCGGCGACGGACACGTGGACTACCTGCACAGGTTCGCCGCGGCCGCGAAGAAGAAGGGCCTGCGCGTCGAGGTCGACTCCTCCTCGGACCGCATGCAGAAGAAGATCCGCAACGCCCAGAAGCAGAAGGTGCCGTTCATGGTGATCGTCGGCGACGACGACATGAATGCCGGCACGGTCTCCTTCCGCTACCGCGACGGGTCGCAGGAGAACGGCATCCCGTTCGACGAGGCGATCGCCAAGATCGCCAAGACGGTCGAGGACCGCGTACAGGTCTGA